Part of the Impatiens glandulifera chromosome 8, dImpGla2.1, whole genome shotgun sequence genome is shown below.
CCTGGATGATGCAACAACAATCAAAATCCCACAATCATTCTACAATGAGTTTTAGAACAAGAAGGAAGAACCGACCATACCAGATCGTCGAATCACTTTCATAGGAGCTGGAAATGACATCTACAAGAAATGTACAAAACAAACACCAAATGAGAACTTCAATGAtcatataagaataaaaaaactgGGTATTCTACTATTCTCATACACGATACATACCCTAACAAACCCCGGCCTTGCCATTGTCTAGGTACGATTTTGAGATCAACAAGAGCACCTTGCCTAAGAACAACAACAGTGACAGGATGATCTCGATTCGTCTGAGCTTCAGCAGCGAGCCTCTGAAGCAAATTATCACGAGAATCAACACTGCCAAAGCTTACAATCTGATCACCAAGTTGCAATCCATCTTCTGCTGCTGGACATGACTCAGATATCTCATCAACAAATGCAAATGGTACATTAGCTGCTTTTATGTCAACATCCATGGAGGATGAACTCATGATCATACTACTATTACTTCCTATACAAACATATATAGTCCAATTCAATCAACCATTTAAGCATATGAATCAATTTCAGTTCATAATAGTTTTAATAACCTGTATTTATAGTGGGTGAAGAAGAAATATGATCAGTCTTCTTTCCTGAGTGAAGAActtcaatattttgatttattttctcaGTCAGATCTTTATGGTCATTCCTCAACACTACAGAATTGGGTTTATGAGATATTTCAACAAGatgaatcaataaaaaaaaaagaaacccTAGAATAAAATCTCACCAGAGAGGCGATTACGGTCAGCACGGATGGATGGAATGTCGAAATCTGCCCTGGGAAATCCCTGAAGAAACAATTGAATTCATCAGCGACAGGAAAGATGGGATATGATTATGAAATTGCAAACCGAGAGTTACTTCGGAATCGAGGAGGTTGCCGGAAAGACCAGGGCCGCCAGGTTGAGAAAGACGATCTATGATTGTGTTCATTTCTGATTCCAAATTTGTTCTTTTGTCCATTAACGAGAAGGTTTCCGCTTTTAGATTGGTTCCCACCATTGttgttgtttcttcttcttcttcctagcgATTAACTGGTTCACGGATATCTGCCCTTTTACTAATACTACtgtcttttccttttcctttcttTCTATTTGCGGGTTCgtattattgtttattaatatatattgtataataatatacaaaattcaaataatttaatcattttttttctaaataagatttatttctttttatttctaattaaactttaaatcaaatattcttttattctATGCCACTAGAAATATTCAAGTGcaatgcacacggataaaaatatattgttacatccgcgtttatcaaatttggggttgaattaaaaatataaagtgttattagcctagttgttatgttttgttaagttgcgagttcgaaacatatttatagcattttttattttatttttaatcatttatataatagatacttttttttttttttttgttaataatagtAGAGGAAAAATGGTTTTTTTAAGTACCATGGAATTAAAATTGGAGGtattttaattcttaagttttttaaaaCGTATTATTTtcgattttaatttttagtttggaattataattcaatatttacttttctatatttttcaaacaaaaatatcttattaatttaagatttGCTTAAACTGAGTCTGATTTTTCTTTTTCGTGAAACTTAAtctcatttatcaaaattatctcTTTTTGCAACTAAACGGATTGGATTTAATCTCATTTATcaagtttatcttttttttcaattaaacagATTGGACTCAATCTCATTTATCAAGTTTATCTCTTTTTTCAACTGAATAGATTGGACTCATCTTATTTATCAAACTTATCTTATTTATCAAACTTATCTCTTTCAACTCCTAACAAATTGGACTCAATCtcatttatcaatttattagtcTGACATCTGAATCAACTgtaagataaatttattaaatgatataattatattttaaatttgatttataaaaaatatcaaactagtTATATTTgttcaaaaagaaataaaaactaggtatattttaatttgtttgttgaacacttaattataaaagtgaaatatttatatatatcaattataacttataacatccatttttaaaatttaaattgtcaaTAAGCAATTGACTGTTAGGTTATTTCAGAATATTCCTTTTGGTTCAACGGTTGAGAGTTTTTGCTGTACTAACTCTTtctatattgaaaattttgaattttattcagttttttttttttaattcttttatcattctaacaatcaaattatttatttcatcaaataaaatgtttttaatttataaatacctatttttcatttaacaaaatctttaaaaaaaaatctcaaataaacaATGATGGAACAAATCTAAGATCCAATagtaagaaaaatgaaattgacCAGCATTAACTCACCAAATAATCGTGGCTCCAAGCAATGATGAATACAGCTGGATAAGGATGAAAAACACCAATTGTTCTTCTTGTTGTTGGAATTTAAAATTAGTCATTCTCAggataaattatgttttcaaagTTAAAaactttcaaacaatttatactgaaaagtttaaaataataattagcaGCCTTCCCCTTGTGGTTGCTCTTGTGAGCTTTTTCAGATTTTAGGTAAACCTTTCAAGACAGACACTTTTCACAACCAAATTAGCCAGATTTGGAAACAACATCATACTAGGAGGGACAGAGGAATCCATCTGGATTCTGGAAATCAAGAATCAGAAAAGACCCATATGCGGAGATAGagcttgaagaagaagaagaaagatgagtGTTTCTGTAACTGTGATGACCTTCAATCTCCTCGAAGATCAGCCGGGAGACAGCCCTAACTCATGGGAGAAGAGAAGGGATTTGTGTATAAGTGTTATCACCAGCTACTCCCCAACTATTCTCTGTACCCAACAAGGTAATCTATACTGGGTTTTCGTTTTCTTTCAATTACAGATCTGATTCATCACCATCTACTttgtgtttgtttgtttgtttgcttATTTAGGTGTAAAGACACAGTTAGAGTATCTTCAGCATGGCCTGCCAGGTTTCAATTTGGCCTATTTTTCAAACCCTTTTCCCCCCTTTCTTTATCTAACACCattcttgttgttgttgttgttgtttctaAAATGGATGGGGAACAAGGTTATGAACAGTTTGGCATTTCAAGAAAAGGAGCTGAAGACATTTCAGATCAACATTGCACCATCTTTTATGACAAACAAAAGGTAGTAAAAGTTTTCAATCAAAAACCCATAttagaattcataattttgatttacacattattattattattgaattgaaGGTAGAGCTGATTGAAGGT
Proteins encoded:
- the LOC124911677 gene encoding 26S proteasome non-ATPase regulatory subunit 9, coding for MVGTNLKAETFSLMDKRTNLESEMNTIIDRLSQPGGPGLSGNLLDSEGFPRADFDIPSIRADRNRLSVLRNDHKDLTEKINQNIEVLHSGKKTDHISSSPTINTGSNSSMIMSSSSMDVDIKAANVPFAFVDEISESCPAAEDGLQLGDQIVSFGSVDSRDNLLQRLAAEAQTNRDHPVTVVVLRQGALVDLKIVPRQWQGRGLLGCHFQLL